The nucleotide sequence GCCGGTGCCCTGCTGCCCACCGGCTCGTGGTCCAGCGCGCATCTGCTGCTCGCCCGCCTGCACCTGTGGCGGGGCGAGCACGCCGAGGCGGACGCGGCGGCCGCCGTCGTCACCGCGCTGCCCGCCGCCCGGGCCGTCCTGGCCTCCGCCACCACGGTGCGGGCGATCGCCGCCCACGAGCTGGACCGTCCGACGGCGGCCCTCGACCTGGCGCTCGAGGCGGCGGAGCGGATGGCCTCGGTCGGGCTGCGGCGCGGCGCCGCCTCCGCGGCGGCCCTGGCCGGGCGCGTGGCCGGCGACCTCGACGGGTACGAGGAGGTCGCCGTGGCCGCGTGGGAGCTGGCCTCCGTGCACGCGGAGAAGGCCGAGGCGCCGGAGGCCTCGAGCCTGAGCTACTGGTGGGCGCACCAGCTCGTGCTCGCCGGCCGCGCCGACGAGGCCGAGCCCCTGCTCGCCCGGCTGGTGCGCCGCGAGGCCACCCACGGCCGGGACGTCGAGCAGGCCCGTGCCCTCGTGGACCTCGGTCACGCCCACCACGACCAGGACCGCGCCGAGAACGCGCTGCCCCTGTGGCGGGAGGCGGCCGGCCTGTTCGAGGCCCACGGCCAGTGGGAGGACGCCGCGCGCACGCTCCTGGCCGCCGGCGCCCTCGTGAACCGCGAGCGCGACGAACGCACCCGGCCCTCCGCCCTCGACCTGTTCGAGCGGGCGGTCGCGGCCGCGCGCCAGGCGGTGGACGAGGACCCGGCGGTGCTGCCGGCCGCGCTGCACGCGCACGGGTACCTGCTGTGCGAGTCCGGCCAGGCGGAGGGCCTCGACCTCCTCGAGGAGGCGCTCGCCCTCGTGCGGGACGCCGGCGCCGACTGGCAGGTGGCCGACTACACGGACACCCGCGCCCGTGCCCTGTGGTCGCTCGAGCGGGGGCCGGAGGCGATCGCCACCGCGCTGCAGGCCGCCGACCTGTTCACCGCCGCCGGGGACCGCGAGGGCGCCGCGCAGGCCGAGCTCTTCGCCGCCTACGTGGTGGCCGAGGACGGCAGCCCCGAGCAGGCCGCGACGCTCTTCCGCCTGGTGTGCGAGTCCACCGAGTCCACGCTCGTGCGCCTCGGGGCGCTCACGGGCCTGCACCAGTGCCTGTCCGCCCTCGGGGACCACGACGGCGCCGCGCGCGTGCGGGACGAGCTCGACGCGCTCCGGGAGGGGCTCGGCGCGGACTGACCGCCGGTCGAGGTGGCGGCCCGGCCCGACTGTGGCGGCGGCCGTCGCGGCTCAGAGGCCGACGCGGGCCAGGACGGCGTCGGCGGCGGCCCGGCGGGCGGCCCGCACGGCGCGGGGCGCGGTCGGCTGCGCCGCGAGGGCGGCGAGCACGATCGCGACGCGGGCGGCCAGCGCCGCCGCGTCGACCTCGGTGCGGGCGTGGCGTCGGAACCGTGCGGCCACGGCGCGCAACGCGGCGCCGCCGGCGCCGAGGTCCACGGCGCCCGCCTCGAGATGGGCGATCAGGACGGCCCAGTCGTCCACGCGGTGCCCCATGCCCAGGTCGTCGGCGTCCAGCACGCCGGTGATCCGCTCCCCCGCCGCGTCCACGTGCAGGTTCCCCGGGTGCAGGTCGCCGTGCACGGGCACACGTGGGCCGGGATCCCCGGCCGCGAGCGCCGCGCGGAGCCGGTCGGCCCGGGCGGCGACCTCGTCCTGGGCCTCGGGGTCCAGCACGACGGCGGCCCACGTGGCGTGCTCGAGCAGGACGGCGGGTCCGCCGTCGTCCGTGTCGGCGCACCCGGCCGCCCCGATCGTGGGGCCCGCCGGACCGGGGGGCTCCCCGGGCACCGGCGGCAGCCGGTCCAGCAGCGCGGCGACCCGCGCGGGGTCGAGGCCGGCGGCCTCGGGCCCGGCCAGCAGCGCCCGCCAGGGCAGGCCCGGCACGCTGGCGAGCGGGAGCACCCCGTGCTCCGGCGTCGCGAGGACGGCGGGCACCGGCACCCCGGCCGCCCCCGCCGCGGCCTGCCGCCGGGCGACCCGTGCGGCGCGCGCGGGCGGGAGCACCTTCAGGAACGTGCGGGCCACGACGCCGTCGTCGCCGGTCGCCTCGACGGCCAGGACCGCGCGGTCCCGCGGCCGGTAGCCGCGCCACGTGAGACGGGCCCGGCCCGGCACCGTGCCGAGCAGGGCCGCGAGCGCGTC is from Micrococcus luteus NCTC 2665 and encodes:
- a CDS encoding phosphotransferase; amino-acid sequence: MSIDRAAARQAVRASGERWLRTRADALHLQRGRRLARVLDLDVMTGRAGDARVRSRTLVLARDPRHPAAPAAACPPVPGERGVLEDGTLWWWAPADPVLPGLTLTADPDALAALLGTVPGRARLTWRGYRPRDRAVLAVEATGDDGVVARTFLKVLPPARAARVARRQAAAGAAGVPVPAVLATPEHGVLPLASVPGLPWRALLAGPEAAGLDPARVAALLDRLPPVPGEPPGPAGPTIGAAGCADTDDGGPAVLLEHATWAAVVLDPEAQDEVAARADRLRAALAAGDPGPRVPVHGDLHPGNLHVDAAGERITGVLDADDLGMGHRVDDWAVLIAHLEAGAVDLGAGGAALRAVAARFRRHARTEVDAAALAARVAIVLAALAAQPTAPRAVRAARRAAADAVLARVGL